In Parcubacteria group bacterium CG10_big_fil_rev_8_21_14_0_10_36_14, the following proteins share a genomic window:
- the atpG gene encoding ATP synthase F1 subunit gamma: protein MPAGTKAITRRIKSVTNTKKITKAMEMVSVAKMRRATDSVLATRPYSNLAWQIIGNISKSKNKIAHPLLEKRSGQGKIMVILITSDKGLCGSFNSQMFREIKKFVLDNSDNNKIDFVVAGKRGELFALREKMNITATFEDLLNKTKFTDIKPVAKLAMNKFVDKTYDKVYVAYTDYISTLNQKARVRQLLPIIQDDNLGDIGKKDETPEQTEAQKSLDYIFEPQKKELLEMLLPKIVETQIFQAILESVASEHSARMVAMKNATDAANEMVDDLTLTFNKLRQAGITREISEISAGKAALE from the coding sequence ATGCCAGCAGGAACAAAGGCGATAACACGCCGAATAAAATCTGTAACAAACACAAAAAAAATCACCAAAGCAATGGAGATGGTTTCTGTTGCCAAAATGAGACGCGCAACAGACAGTGTTTTAGCTACCAGGCCATACAGCAATTTAGCATGGCAAATAATAGGCAACATTAGCAAGAGCAAAAATAAAATTGCTCATCCATTATTAGAAAAGAGAAGTGGACAAGGAAAAATAATGGTAATACTAATCACTTCCGACAAAGGATTATGTGGAAGTTTCAATAGCCAGATGTTTCGAGAAATAAAAAAGTTTGTTTTGGATAATTCTGATAATAATAAAATTGATTTTGTGGTTGCAGGCAAGAGAGGCGAATTATTCGCTCTTCGGGAAAAAATGAATATTACCGCAACCTTTGAAGACTTATTAAATAAAACAAAGTTTACTGATATAAAACCAGTCGCAAAGCTTGCGATGAATAAGTTTGTTGATAAAACATACGACAAGGTCTATGTAGCTTACACGGATTATATTTCAACATTAAATCAAAAAGCTCGTGTAAGACAACTATTGCCGATTATTCAAGACGATAACCTTGGCGATATAGGAAAAAAAGATGAGACACCGGAACAGACCGAAGCGCAAAAGTCGTTAGATTATATTTTTGAACCGCAAAAAAAAGAATTATTAGAAATGTTATTGCCAAAAATAGTTGAAACGCAGATTTTTCAGGCAATTTTAGAATCGGTCGCATCAGAACATTCCGCAAGAATGGTAGCAATGAAAAACGCAACTGACGCTGCAAACGAAATGGTAGATGATTTAACGCTTACCTTTAATAAATTAAGGCAAGCCGGAATTACGAGAGAAATATCGGAGATATCGGCAGGAAAAGCGGCATTAGAATAA